One genomic region from Leptolyngbyaceae cyanobacterium JSC-12 encodes:
- a CDS encoding Gas vesicle protein,Gas vesicle protein K (IMG reference gene:2510097324~PFAM: Gas vesicle protein K; Gas vesicle protein) — protein sequence MSSELPVHAVPNSSKASKEAGLAPLLLTVVELIRQLMEAQIIRRMEAGELSDEDLDRASESLRKLEEQVIQICEMFEIDPKDLNIDLGEVGSLLPQNGSYYPGEKSSSPTILELLDRLLNTGVVLQGEVDLGLAEIDLIHAKLQLVLTSKPI from the coding sequence GTGTCTTCCGAACTTCCTGTTCATGCTGTCCCCAATTCCTCCAAAGCCAGCAAAGAGGCTGGACTCGCTCCCCTCTTGCTCACGGTAGTGGAGTTGATTCGGCAATTGATGGAAGCCCAGATTATCCGCCGTATGGAGGCAGGAGAACTTAGCGATGAAGACCTTGATCGCGCCTCTGAAAGCTTACGGAAACTGGAGGAACAGGTCATCCAAATTTGTGAAATGTTTGAGATTGACCCGAAAGATTTGAACATTGACTTGGGGGAAGTGGGGTCATTGTTACCTCAAAACGGCAGCTACTATCCAGGCGAAAAATCCTCCAGTCCCACCATCCTAGAACTGCTTGATCGCCTCCTGAATACAGGCGTTGTGTTGCAAGGCGAAGTGGATCTGGGTCTGGCAGAGATTGATCTGATTCATGCCAAGCTACAGTTGGTATTAACTTCCAAACCTATTTGA
- a CDS encoding serine/threonine protein kinase (IMG reference gene:2510097325~PFAM: Protein kinase domain), which produces MTLYCSQGHFNTSDSRFCRLCGEVLLITGTKANSATEQLLGWRYRVVSQLGQGGFGRTYLAEDTNRFDEPCVLKEFAPQVQGHEELQKAEELFAREAGILYQLQHSQIPRFREMFRAEWQGQERIFLVQDYVAGETYYEVLKTRLQQGQPFSEAEVGHLLLQLLPVLSYIHSLGVIHRDISPDNLIQRSPDGLPVLIDFGGVKQVAAKVISASRPVTTLTQPEKVTRLGKVGYAPAEQLELGEVYPHSDLYALAVTVLVLFTGKEPEVLFNRNGSLNRHQWRQEVSLRSSLITILARMMDPYPHKRYQSAQEVEQALRGAGYSLSQTLPGSNTNPAYAQPGTPIPAYAPDPATIAVAPKGLTQPVAVPPVARPRQQKGRGVLVATMLLVGMIGAGWWAGVKWIGPALKAQLPEIIKPSPTKPSPKPTTPAPQEPAFSKAEQERKQKIDTRRQQSGIDNAFFVELVNQSFYARHPEMNGRKLSMDAADADLRKSWDEIALQYLDRLEQISPESRSRLGQYTEANLRDRQNAVSQFNLSGRALNDLADAAFFHLFPEQSRGENLLNQLMGQVWQAISADQFVAVQSGRALQKIEFPSGNFSDRISGTLQPGQGKAYIANLAANQTLQLQLQAAAESVYLSLYPPTGNSPALLEDSRKTTWTGKLTESGYYEIVVVPSSKNPVDYTINLAVAEEVSTP; this is translated from the coding sequence GAACCCTGTGTGCTAAAAGAATTTGCTCCCCAGGTGCAGGGACATGAAGAGTTGCAAAAAGCAGAGGAACTGTTTGCCCGAGAAGCAGGCATTCTTTATCAGCTTCAGCATTCTCAAATTCCTCGCTTTCGGGAAATGTTTCGAGCCGAGTGGCAAGGGCAAGAACGCATTTTTTTAGTACAGGACTATGTAGCAGGTGAAACCTACTACGAGGTGCTAAAAACTCGCTTGCAACAAGGACAACCCTTTTCTGAGGCAGAAGTAGGACATTTACTGCTACAGCTATTGCCTGTATTGAGTTACATCCATTCGCTTGGGGTGATTCACCGAGACATTTCCCCTGATAACCTGATCCAGCGATCGCCGGATGGGCTGCCAGTTTTGATTGATTTTGGTGGTGTAAAACAGGTTGCCGCAAAAGTAATTTCTGCCAGTCGTCCCGTGACAACGCTAACCCAGCCTGAAAAAGTCACTCGCTTAGGTAAGGTTGGCTACGCTCCGGCTGAACAACTAGAACTGGGAGAGGTCTATCCTCATAGTGATTTATATGCCCTGGCCGTCACAGTACTAGTGCTGTTTACAGGCAAAGAACCAGAAGTACTTTTCAACCGTAATGGTTCATTGAATCGGCATCAATGGCGGCAAGAAGTCTCTTTACGCTCTAGCCTGATCACGATCCTGGCACGCATGATGGATCCCTATCCCCACAAGCGCTACCAATCCGCTCAAGAGGTAGAGCAAGCTCTAAGGGGAGCAGGATATTCGCTATCCCAAACTTTGCCTGGAAGTAATACGAATCCAGCCTATGCTCAACCTGGAACACCGATTCCAGCTTATGCTCCTGACCCTGCTACGATCGCCGTTGCTCCAAAAGGCTTAACCCAGCCTGTGGCGGTGCCGCCTGTTGCCAGACCTCGACAACAGAAGGGAAGAGGGGTACTCGTGGCAACGATGCTGCTGGTAGGGATGATTGGGGCTGGTTGGTGGGCTGGTGTGAAGTGGATTGGTCCAGCGTTGAAGGCTCAATTACCAGAGATTATCAAACCATCGCCAACCAAGCCATCTCCAAAGCCAACCACCCCTGCACCGCAGGAACCAGCTTTTTCTAAAGCGGAACAGGAACGCAAACAGAAAATTGATACACGACGGCAACAGTCGGGCATTGATAATGCTTTCTTCGTCGAACTGGTGAATCAGTCCTTTTATGCCAGACATCCAGAGATGAACGGACGTAAGCTCAGTATGGATGCAGCAGATGCAGATTTACGGAAATCCTGGGATGAGATCGCTTTACAGTATCTAGATCGGTTGGAACAGATTAGCCCAGAATCTAGATCGCGGCTGGGACAGTACACGGAAGCCAATCTTCGCGATCGCCAGAATGCGGTGAGTCAATTTAACCTGAGTGGACGAGCGTTGAACGATCTGGCAGATGCCGCCTTTTTCCATCTGTTTCCAGAACAATCTAGAGGTGAGAATCTGCTGAACCAACTGATGGGGCAAGTGTGGCAAGCAATTTCAGCCGATCAATTTGTTGCAGTGCAGTCTGGCAGGGCATTACAGAAAATTGAATTTCCATCAGGCAACTTTAGCGATCGCATCAGTGGTACATTGCAACCGGGTCAAGGCAAGGCTTACATCGCGAATTTAGCCGCCAACCAAACCCTGCAACTCCAGCTTCAAGCGGCAGCAGAGTCAGTTTATTTGTCGCTCTATCCGCCCACAGGCAACTCTCCCGCCTTGCTGGAAGACTCTCGTAAAACTACCTGGACTGGTAAATTAACTGAATCAGGCTATTACGAAATTGTAGTTGTCCCAAGCTCTAAAAACCCGGTGGACTACACGATTAATCTGGCAGTTGCCGAAGAAGTTAGTACGCCTTAA
- a CDS encoding Gas vesicle protein (IMG reference gene:2510097323~PFAM: Gas vesicle protein), translating into MTTATSTRVPASTKDSARAIQTSTMGSTLADVLERVLDKGIVIAGDVSVSVANTELLNIRIRLLISSVDKAREIGINWWENNPHFSAQTQNLLEANRLLQERVESLEAELRSLRSLPSNQTKSPADLSLDSFSQELLGI; encoded by the coding sequence ATGACCACAGCGACATCCACTAGGGTTCCTGCTTCTACGAAAGATTCTGCCAGAGCCATCCAAACTTCCACGATGGGGTCTACTCTGGCAGACGTGCTAGAGCGTGTGTTAGACAAGGGCATCGTTATTGCTGGCGATGTTTCGGTTTCCGTTGCGAATACTGAGCTGTTGAATATTCGCATTCGTTTGCTGATTTCATCGGTAGACAAGGCCCGCGAGATTGGGATCAACTGGTGGGAAAATAATCCCCACTTCAGTGCTCAGACTCAAAACTTGCTGGAGGCAAATCGCCTATTGCAAGAGCGAGTAGAGAGTTTGGAAGCAGAACTGCGATCACTGCGATCGCTGCCTTCTAATCAAACTAAGAGTCCAGCTGATCTATCGCTCGACTCTTTTAGTCAGGAACTGTTGGGTATTTGA